In Chitinophaga oryzae, the sequence GGGCGATATCATTATGGAGCATGCTGTGTTGCAACTCATTAAAGACGGCACCATCAGGCGGCATATAAAAAAGGCTTCACATTATTACAAAACGGTCCGGGATATAACAGCCGGTTTGCTGGACGAATACTTATCAGAGAAAACACATTATACGGTACCGGAAGGGGGACTGGCGTTCTGGCTGGTGCCCAGAATGAAAGTGGATTGGCTTAAACTCTCCGAAAGCCTGAAGGCAAAAGGGGTATTGATCATTACGCCGGAAAGCTTCAGTTACGGAACGCCGGTCAATGGCCTCCGGCTGGGCTATGCGGCACTCTCGGAGGAACAGCTGCGCGACGGTATCAAAGTGTTGTCCGCACTGCTCTGAAAAAAAGCCCAACCTGCGGCGACAGGTTGGGCAACAAGGGTCTTATTACCGGTTGGATTAACCTTTTACGTCTGCCATGGAGGCGCCAAAGTTGATATGTAACACATGGCCGGCCGGCGTTAACAATGCCGGTACAGATTTTACGCCTGCGGCTTCCGCTTCGGCGATGCGTTTTCTGTCGTTGCCGAGATGCACGACTTCCACTTTTTGCTCACCGATTAATTGAATGATATCTTGTTCAGCGCTCACACAGACAGGGCATCCTGCATGATAGAAAATCGACTTTTCCATTTTTTTGACTTTTGATGTTAGGAATAATTGTCGATGTAAAAATAGGGAGCCTGGCCAGCGGGTTTATGGTCCAGTTTTTTGTTTTTCGGGGCAAACTGGCCGGAGGCCACATTGCCGCGTGTTGCAGGTTATCTGTCGCCCAGCCACTGTAAAAATGCGGTAGCCTTTTCCCTGCCTACGATGAGTTTTTCAGGTGTTTTAATAACGAGGGTGACGGTCAGCCTCCGGTCAAAATAGTGCTGTACTTCCCGGACCGCTTTAAAGGCGATGATGTACTGGCGGTTGATCC encodes:
- a CDS encoding thioredoxin family protein encodes the protein MEKSIFYHAGCPVCVSAEQDIIQLIGEQKVEVVHLGNDRKRIAEAEAAGVKSVPALLTPAGHVLHINFGASMADVKG